One window from the genome of Leptospira johnsonii encodes:
- a CDS encoding ABC transporter ATP-binding protein, which translates to MKYDPNIILRCDSLVKSFGEPATLAIRDVSLTMGKGEFVSLTGRSGSGKSTLLYMLSGLDIPSSGKVYLEGKDLFQMESKETHRFRNRNIGFVFQFHYLLPELSAIENILMPARKIGEEGKKRDYARSLLKDFGLEHCKDKYPSQMSGGEQQRAAIARALIMDPGLIFADEPTGNLDTANGDKTMEIFKKRNKENGTTILYVTHDPEYAALADRRINMVDGQIESDQRQNSGKKKSLT; encoded by the coding sequence ATGAAATATGATCCAAATATAATACTTCGCTGCGATTCTCTGGTAAAATCCTTCGGAGAACCCGCTACTTTAGCAATACGTGATGTAAGCCTTACCATGGGAAAAGGAGAATTCGTTTCTCTAACCGGTCGATCAGGTTCCGGAAAGTCCACCTTGCTTTACATGTTAAGCGGTTTAGATATTCCAAGCTCAGGTAAAGTGTATTTAGAAGGCAAAGATCTTTTCCAAATGGAAAGTAAAGAAACTCATCGTTTTCGGAACAGAAATATCGGTTTCGTTTTTCAGTTCCATTATTTGCTTCCCGAGTTGAGTGCGATCGAGAATATATTGATGCCTGCAAGAAAGATAGGAGAAGAAGGAAAGAAGCGCGATTACGCCAGAAGCCTACTGAAGGATTTTGGATTGGAACATTGCAAAGATAAATATCCTTCGCAAATGTCTGGAGGAGAACAGCAGAGGGCTGCAATCGCAAGGGCACTCATCATGGATCCTGGACTGATATTTGCCGACGAACCTACAGGAAATTTAGATACTGCAAACGGCGACAAAACGATGGAGATCTTTAAAAAAAGGAATAAAGAGAACGGCACAACCATCCTCTATGTGACTCATGATCCGGAATATGCGGCTTTAGCCGATCGAAGGATCAATATGGTCGACGGGCAAATTGAATCGGACCAAAGGCAAAATTCAGGTAAAAAGAAATCTCTAACCTAA
- a CDS encoding GNAT family N-acetyltransferase, with amino-acid sequence MQKENSISLRIASRSDLEELSELFDLYRKFYGFTSNLAGAKKFLEDRLLHKDSVLIVAEGGGGLLGFAQLYPIFSSLSLKRDYILNDLYIRETERRKGTAKKILKEVANHIIEHGGKGMGLETHPDNRHARHLYERFGFKLEEEFLHYYWAVPKEK; translated from the coding sequence ATGCAAAAAGAAAATTCAATCAGCCTAAGAATTGCCAGCCGTTCCGATTTAGAAGAGCTTTCGGAATTATTCGACCTTTACCGTAAGTTTTATGGATTTACTTCAAATCTTGCAGGAGCCAAAAAGTTTTTAGAAGATAGACTTTTACATAAGGATTCCGTTTTGATCGTTGCAGAAGGAGGAGGAGGTTTATTAGGTTTCGCACAACTTTATCCCATCTTCTCTTCTTTATCTTTAAAAAGGGATTATATACTCAACGATCTGTATATTAGGGAAACGGAACGTAGAAAAGGAACAGCTAAGAAGATCCTGAAAGAAGTCGCGAATCATATCATAGAGCATGGAGGTAAAGGAATGGGATTGGAAACTCACCCGGATAATCGCCATGCGAGACATCTTTATGAACGTTTCGGTTTTAAATTAGAGGAAGAGTTCTTGCACTATTACTGGGCGGTTCCGAAGGAGAAGTAG
- a CDS encoding ABC transporter permease, giving the protein MFFLAIRQLISRPQQTFLTFFGILLGTAGYVVFSGMMLGFQEYITDQLVNNDAQIRISPRDEVLKEESFDGVFFPDSFVHWIKPPSGKTDSTQLTNVKGWFLKLDLDERVEAYAPQLNRQLIFKFGKQTLPAKLYGIDPVRQMKVTTIGNYVEEGNLKDLDRGGDVIFAGAGLIERLGAEAGDIIQVVSTNGKISNVKVEGVIRIGNRMIDESSVYASIRTVQRLTQANGIISEIVVRLKDVSMAADVATEWSFLTRDKVQSWDQAYESILSVFKTQNIVRNTTTFTIILVVAFGIYNVLNMVVNHKKKEIAILRSLGFDENDTIRLFIIQGLLLGLLGALLGLLVGAVACYWLDGYPIGGKSTKGPMMTNVMKISWDYGIYIQAFCLSVITSGIAAYIPARSASKLSPVEIIRGSA; this is encoded by the coding sequence ATGTTTTTCTTAGCAATCCGGCAGTTGATCAGTCGGCCTCAACAAACCTTTCTAACTTTTTTCGGGATCCTTTTGGGAACTGCCGGTTATGTTGTTTTTTCCGGCATGATGCTGGGCTTTCAGGAATACATTACGGATCAGTTGGTGAATAACGATGCACAGATCAGGATATCTCCTAGAGACGAGGTCTTAAAGGAGGAAAGTTTTGATGGAGTTTTTTTTCCCGATTCTTTCGTTCATTGGATTAAACCTCCGTCCGGAAAAACGGATTCAACCCAGCTAACGAACGTTAAGGGTTGGTTCCTAAAATTGGATCTGGATGAGAGGGTAGAGGCATACGCACCTCAATTGAATCGGCAACTGATTTTCAAGTTCGGCAAACAAACTCTTCCCGCCAAACTATACGGCATAGATCCCGTTAGACAAATGAAAGTTACTACAATAGGGAATTACGTCGAAGAGGGGAATCTGAAGGATCTGGATAGAGGAGGAGATGTTATTTTTGCAGGTGCAGGTCTTATAGAACGTTTGGGCGCGGAAGCGGGAGATATCATCCAAGTAGTTTCGACAAACGGAAAAATTTCAAACGTAAAAGTAGAAGGAGTGATTCGGATAGGAAATCGTATGATAGACGAGAGTTCTGTTTATGCGTCTATCCGCACTGTACAAAGACTTACTCAGGCAAACGGTATTATTTCGGAGATTGTAGTCCGATTAAAGGACGTTTCTATGGCTGCGGATGTTGCAACGGAATGGTCTTTCTTGACTAGAGATAAGGTGCAAAGTTGGGACCAAGCATATGAGAGTATCCTTTCGGTATTTAAGACCCAAAACATAGTAAGGAACACTACTACATTTACGATTATCCTGGTAGTTGCATTCGGAATTTATAATGTATTAAATATGGTCGTGAACCATAAGAAAAAAGAGATAGCGATCCTAAGATCTCTCGGGTTCGACGAGAATGATACAATCCGACTTTTCATTATCCAAGGACTCTTATTGGGATTACTGGGTGCTCTTTTGGGACTTCTGGTCGGAGCAGTTGCTTGCTATTGGCTTGATGGTTATCCAATTGGAGGCAAAAGTACGAAAGGTCCGATGATGACGAACGTGATGAAGATCTCTTGGGACTACGGGATCTATATTCAAGCTTTTTGTCTATCAGTGATAACAAGCGGTATAGCTGCATATATTCCAGCTAGGTCGGCATCCAAATTATCTCCGGTAGAGATCATTCGAGGCAGCGCATGA
- a CDS encoding efflux RND transporter periplasmic adaptor subunit, producing MSKLLAFVKLIYSSKKRRFAALGIFLTLVLFLLYAFIKSRKEEITPKVGSIVELVYSLGTVKSERVYHLKLGVTSSIRKLYVKEGQEVKEGSDLLYTDTGTLFKAPFSGTVTTLPYQEGEVVMPGTPILTIMDLKRTYILLSLDQDSVLRMRPGQRAELSFETIRGNKLTGKIDRVYPSDGQFYVTVDVDSMPEGVLPEMTADVAVEVAKKEKALLVPVKSIIKGRIHLIRSGKKLWVDAKVGAVDGEWCEVLENSVLESDSILMNGNR from the coding sequence ATGAGCAAGTTGCTGGCTTTTGTAAAATTAATATATTCGTCCAAAAAGCGAAGATTTGCTGCACTAGGAATCTTCCTAACTCTAGTCTTGTTCCTTCTGTATGCATTTATTAAAAGTAGGAAAGAAGAGATCACTCCGAAAGTAGGATCGATCGTCGAATTGGTATACTCTCTCGGAACAGTGAAATCTGAAAGAGTTTACCACTTAAAGTTAGGCGTCACGTCCTCTATCCGGAAGTTGTATGTAAAGGAAGGCCAAGAAGTAAAAGAAGGATCGGACCTGCTTTACACGGACACGGGTACATTATTCAAAGCCCCCTTTTCGGGAACTGTGACAACACTTCCTTATCAAGAAGGAGAAGTTGTGATGCCTGGGACTCCCATTCTGACGATCATGGATCTGAAAAGGACCTACATTTTGCTTTCCTTGGACCAGGATTCAGTTCTGAGAATGCGGCCAGGACAAAGAGCCGAACTAAGCTTTGAAACGATCCGTGGAAACAAACTGACCGGAAAGATTGATCGAGTATATCCTTCCGACGGACAATTTTATGTAACAGTAGATGTAGACTCTATGCCCGAAGGAGTCTTACCCGAAATGACTGCGGATGTAGCGGTTGAAGTGGCAAAAAAGGAAAAAGCACTTTTGGTCCCGGTGAAATCTATCATAAAGGGAAGGATCCATCTAATAAGATCGGGAAAAAAACTTTGGGTGGATGCGAAAGTCGGCGCGGTTGACGGAGAATGGTGTGAGGTATTGGAAAATTCCGTCTTAGAGTCCGATTCCATCCTAATGAACGGAAACCGATAA